The Synechococcales cyanobacterium CNB genome includes a window with the following:
- a CDS encoding 50S ribosomal protein L25, with protein sequence MHENATILHASTRDRVGSRYARRLRQSGRLPAVLYGHGEAPASVHLDAKDALLHLHRGEKVFQITIDGGTPQVALLKEVQYDYLGSNIVHADFARVSLTDRVETRVPLHLIGEAVGLKTAGAILMHPTSELEIECAVSDIPEYLELDITALEAGHSMSASDVPLPSGMTLVTDPHAVVAQIVVQVEEKVAEAAPAEAPAAPEVITEKKREEENEE encoded by the coding sequence ATGCATGAGAACGCCACGATTCTGCACGCCTCGACCCGCGACCGGGTCGGTTCCCGCTACGCCCGCAGGCTGCGCCAGAGCGGCCGCCTGCCCGCCGTGCTCTACGGGCACGGGGAGGCGCCGGCCTCGGTGCACCTGGACGCGAAGGACGCCCTGCTGCACCTGCACAGGGGTGAGAAGGTCTTCCAGATCACGATCGACGGAGGAACGCCGCAGGTCGCGCTGCTGAAGGAAGTGCAGTACGACTACCTCGGCTCGAACATCGTGCATGCGGACTTCGCACGGGTGTCGCTGACCGACCGCGTGGAGACGCGCGTGCCGCTGCACCTGATCGGCGAGGCGGTGGGCCTGAAGACTGCCGGGGCGATCCTCATGCACCCGACCTCGGAACTCGAGATCGAGTGCGCGGTGTCGGACATCCCCGAGTACCTGGAACTGGACATCACCGCGCTGGAGGCGGGCCATTCGATGTCGGCTTCGGACGTGCCGCTGCCCTCGGGCATGACGCTGGTGACCGACCCGCACGCGGTGGTGGCGCAGATCGTGGTGCAGGTGGAGGAGAAGGTTGCGGAGGCGGCGCCGGCCGAGGCCCCCGCCGCGCCGGAAGTCATCACCGAGAAGAAGCGCGAGGAGGAGAACGAGGAGTGA
- a CDS encoding 50S ribosomal protein L28, whose amino-acid sequence MPRVCHFTGKKTTFGKSRVYRGQKITKGGFGLKPTGISPRTFKPNLQPVTAIVDEGGKPTRRRILASTKAIRQGLVVKPLKRKYGYTRQQKLSGH is encoded by the coding sequence ATGCCGCGTGTCTGCCATTTCACCGGGAAGAAGACCACCTTCGGCAAGTCCCGCGTCTATCGCGGGCAGAAGATCACGAAGGGCGGCTTCGGCCTCAAGCCGACGGGGATCAGCCCCCGTACCTTCAAGCCGAACCTGCAGCCCGTGACGGCGATCGTGGACGAAGGCGGCAAGCCCACCCGGCGTCGCATCCTGGCTTCGACCAAGGCCATCCGGCAGGGGCTGGTCGTCAAGCCGCTGAAGCGCAAGTACGGCTACACCCGCCAGCAGAAACTCAGCGGCCACTGA
- a CDS encoding protein arginine kinase: protein MFEAGTEWLRGEGDGSDVVLSSRVRLARNLAGVPFPSRGSPTDRRHALETCKQAILSSSIGSASTLWVDLHDAPPLERTLLVERHLISKQHARGPRGKGANDADHPRGVAVALPGERASVMVNEEDHLRVQVIRSGLSLDSALEEADALDDRLEERLDFAYSPRFGYLTACPTNVGTGVRLSVMLHLPGLRMTGEIDKVKRAAADMSLAVRGFYGEGSEASGDFYQISNQTTLGKTERVLLHEMQREIIPRVVEYERESRRQLLTRRRALLEDQVCRPLGVLRHARVLATEEALKLLSMVRLGVSLGLVEGIELRAVHHLMLLVQPAHLQRALKKELDQNQRSVERAAMVRARLA, encoded by the coding sequence CTGTTCGAGGCGGGCACGGAATGGCTGCGCGGCGAGGGCGACGGCTCGGACGTCGTGCTCTCGTCGCGCGTTCGGCTTGCTCGCAACCTCGCCGGCGTCCCTTTCCCGAGCCGCGGTTCGCCGACGGACCGTCGCCACGCGCTCGAAACGTGCAAGCAGGCGATCCTGTCGTCGTCGATCGGCAGCGCGAGCACGCTCTGGGTGGACCTGCACGATGCGCCCCCGCTGGAACGCACGCTGTTGGTCGAGCGGCACCTGATCAGCAAGCAGCACGCGCGCGGGCCGCGCGGCAAGGGAGCGAACGACGCGGATCATCCGCGCGGCGTCGCGGTCGCACTCCCCGGCGAGCGGGCCTCGGTGATGGTGAACGAGGAGGACCACCTCCGGGTGCAGGTGATCCGATCGGGCCTCTCGCTCGACTCCGCGCTCGAAGAGGCGGACGCTCTCGACGATCGGCTGGAGGAACGCCTCGACTTCGCGTACAGCCCGCGGTTCGGCTATCTCACCGCCTGCCCGACGAATGTCGGCACGGGCGTCCGCCTCAGCGTCATGCTGCACCTGCCAGGCCTGCGCATGACGGGCGAGATCGACAAGGTCAAGCGAGCGGCGGCGGACATGTCGCTGGCGGTGCGGGGGTTCTACGGCGAAGGATCGGAGGCTTCGGGGGACTTCTACCAGATCTCGAACCAGACGACGCTGGGCAAGACCGAGCGCGTGCTGCTCCACGAGATGCAGCGTGAGATCATCCCGCGCGTCGTGGAGTATGAGCGAGAGAGCAGGCGGCAGCTGCTGACGAGGCGACGCGCACTGCTGGAGGACCAGGTGTGTCGACCGCTCGGCGTGCTCCGCCACGCGAGAGTGCTGGCGACGGAAGAGGCCCTGAAACTGCTGAGCATGGTGCGGCTGGGCGTGTCGCTCGGGCTGGTCGAGGGGATCGAGTTGAGGGCGGTCCATCACCTCATGCTGCTCGTGCAGCCGGCGCACCTGCAGCGTGCGCTCAAGAAGGAACTGGACCAGAATCAGCGGAGCGTGGAGCGGGCCGCGATGGTGCGCGCCCGGCTGGCATGA
- a CDS encoding PQQ-like beta-propeller repeat protein, with the protein MNGPCVDRCGAIRRTFLLMAGVGAVCSLPVSAQDWTNAGGNAGRNGRTGEVGPDAADVLWTGGRSSIIAWQPVTLGGKAFMVRQTGFPPEPNSDESPVVAMDLDTGAELWFVHVPARPADWTTWVLGARDGRVYVSRSGNGSSVYAPVYALDAADGSVVWVSDVETGAGAYDGVVFAPDGDLIVADFRKIYRISALDGSTVWTADRLCSVSGNCGPCATQTAVYVADAAVGGHVVKRYDLATGAFQYESPVMSGFTLQNTPMVAPDGTIYLSRTQNNPAVDYFYAIDDTGAAMSIRWSVPAGRAGKPHQASGRGDGGDAGGVGFAGRPLRAADGDGCAGTGVRLKRSVRAGAVLLVRRGPDAALVRARAEHQHRRAGDRSRRGARGLRRGDGRAGIPHGTQRLPRGLQRRHGRQLAGLHRLPERLHGGRPEGGLQRRHRRQLAGRAGVPECVRPGVRLSGSQAGNAAAVRVMIGWRPCPQGPPVALVGGRTRVGALSSSGGP; encoded by the coding sequence ATGAATGGACCGTGCGTTGATCGTTGTGGTGCGATTCGTCGTACCTTCCTGCTGATGGCCGGTGTCGGCGCGGTCTGTTCCCTGCCGGTTTCGGCCCAGGACTGGACGAACGCGGGAGGGAACGCGGGGCGGAATGGACGCACCGGCGAAGTGGGGCCGGACGCGGCGGACGTGCTGTGGACGGGCGGGCGATCGTCGATCATCGCATGGCAGCCGGTGACGCTCGGGGGCAAAGCGTTCATGGTTCGGCAGACGGGGTTCCCGCCCGAGCCGAACTCGGACGAGTCGCCGGTGGTGGCGATGGACCTCGACACCGGGGCCGAGTTGTGGTTCGTGCATGTGCCCGCGCGGCCGGCGGACTGGACGACGTGGGTGCTCGGGGCGCGGGACGGCCGGGTGTACGTGTCGCGCTCCGGCAACGGGTCGAGCGTGTACGCGCCGGTGTATGCGCTGGATGCGGCCGACGGTTCGGTGGTGTGGGTGTCGGACGTGGAGACGGGGGCGGGGGCGTACGACGGCGTGGTGTTCGCGCCGGACGGGGACCTCATCGTCGCGGACTTCCGGAAGATCTACCGGATCAGCGCGCTGGACGGCTCGACGGTGTGGACGGCGGATCGGCTCTGCTCGGTGAGCGGGAACTGCGGACCGTGCGCGACGCAGACCGCGGTCTACGTCGCGGACGCGGCGGTGGGAGGGCACGTTGTCAAGCGCTACGACCTGGCGACCGGAGCGTTCCAGTACGAAAGCCCGGTGATGAGCGGGTTCACCCTCCAGAACACGCCGATGGTTGCGCCGGACGGAACGATCTACCTCTCGCGCACGCAGAACAACCCCGCGGTGGATTACTTCTACGCGATCGACGACACGGGAGCGGCGATGTCGATCCGGTGGTCCGTGCCGGCGGGCCGCGCCGGGAAACCGCATCAGGCGTCTGGACGCGGCGACGGGGGCGACGCTGGCGGAGTCGGATTCGCTGGACGCCCTCTCCGCGCCGCGGATGGCGACGGATGCGCAGGGACGGGTGTACGTCTCAAACGGAGCGTTCGCGCAGGGGCGGTTCTACTCGTTCGACGCGGACCTGACGCCGCGCTGGTCCGTGCCCGTGCAGAACATCAACATCGGCGCGCCGGCGATCGGAGCCGACGGGGCGCTCGTGGTCTGCGGCGTGGGGACGGACGTGCGGGCATACCGCACGGAACGCAACGATTGCCCCGCGGACTTCAACGGCGACACGGTCGTCAACTCGCTGGACTTCATCGCCTTCCTGAACGCCTACACGGCGGGAGACCCGAAGGCGGACTTCAACGGCGACACCGTCGTCAACTCGCTGGACGTGCTGGCGTTCCTGAATGCGTACGTCCTGGGGTGCGGCTGAGCGGCTCACAGGCGGGCAACGCGGCGGCTGTCAGGGTCATGATCGGCTGGCGACCCTGTCCTCAGGGACCACCGGTTGCCTTGGTTGGGGGGCGGACTAGAGTTGGGGCCTTGAGTTCGTCGGGCGGCCCCTGA
- a CDS encoding VCBS repeat-containing protein, producing the protein MSAISPDPTGSDSCAATHGEDGPNCLTFTRRPPIPSAGVVIFGFRSDREGQPGTPAPRTFLRGLNAGVPIYDRLPGVWRRVCPYPKGRRVSMRIEPRVSPHCRSGSLRGTGSAIGTPLCESLEGRTLLSISFSDPTTIAVGDQPLSIALADLNADGSPDLVVGLRAGISTLLNDGSGTFGNQRTYTHASPMSSVAVGDVNGDGVPDIVTASLGATVIGKRMYVYIGLGGGEFEDPAEYDAGTSVSSMALADLNGDGFLDIVATNPGSNVLSVLLNQGDGTFGARQTRATGANPQSLVLADITGNGHLDAILLSFADLQIVIHQGVGNGSFEDAVTVESPSNPRAVRVADFTGDGLLDLLVASGDESVGRLTLYPGLGGGTFGTSVETQLTVPPLNNGLAIGDLNLDGRPDAVPNNSGGGAGEARLFGVGGVFETPVPFESAGFSNTGVALADIDGDGDLDLVTSQGLDGTVTVFKLRRAPTIGSLVSTGAVLPGGASFTLTANNVTDPDGSVVHVRFYIDLNGNGTGDAGELLFVDSNGANGWSFSGTVTADYPLGPVSFLAIAEDNDGAFSEPVALPVTIVYSTLAGDNARITGTSAPGNLHAVAGLNFTGLPIVFEQITDTGWSVRDLVAATGSPIPNGDPVAWTDPTDGRLFVFAPSAAGLIAYWRRNDGTWAFQNLTESVQGGRGIASAVTVFADVSGRLHVAGLDADGDLVLYVRTGTAEDGSATWSFENISETHLRARGQDTPAWVGPIISYVTRWDGLNIAALDGAGRIQVVWTSPELGHWRVDDLSAITGAPALSGGLTAYLTTWDGINLAGLDASGKVSVTWWVPAFGGDWETSNLTDLFDGPTLQGTGLTSYVTPWGGLNVAGLNPGGDLIIYWWVPEFASDPETDVWVISNLSEGFEEGTPNPAGQITSHASAAGTLNLFGAAAGGEILRFFWNPGDGGTWSAQDLSTTAGRL; encoded by the coding sequence ATGAGCGCGATCTCGCCCGACCCCACGGGGTCGGATAGCTGTGCGGCGACGCACGGCGAAGATGGCCCCAACTGTCTCACGTTCACGCGACGCCCGCCGATTCCCTCGGCGGGCGTCGTCATTTTTGGATTTCGTTCGGATCGGGAAGGGCAACCGGGTACCCCTGCCCCGCGAACCTTTCTTCGCGGGCTGAACGCCGGGGTGCCGATCTACGATCGTCTCCCGGGGGTATGGCGTAGGGTTTGCCCGTACCCGAAAGGCAGGAGAGTCTCCATGCGTATCGAGCCTCGTGTGTCGCCGCATTGTCGTTCGGGATCGCTTCGAGGGACCGGGTCCGCCATCGGCACACCCCTCTGTGAGTCACTCGAAGGCAGGACGCTGCTCTCGATCTCGTTCTCCGATCCGACGACCATTGCCGTGGGCGACCAGCCGCTCTCGATCGCGCTCGCCGACCTGAACGCTGACGGCAGCCCCGACCTCGTGGTCGGGCTTCGCGCCGGCATCAGCACCCTGCTGAACGACGGATCGGGCACGTTCGGCAACCAGAGAACGTACACGCACGCCTCGCCGATGTCGTCGGTCGCGGTCGGCGACGTGAACGGCGACGGGGTACCGGACATCGTGACGGCTAGCCTCGGCGCAACCGTGATCGGCAAGCGCATGTACGTGTACATCGGCCTCGGCGGCGGGGAGTTCGAAGATCCCGCCGAGTACGACGCCGGAACGAGCGTGAGCAGCATGGCGCTCGCCGACCTGAACGGCGACGGGTTCCTCGACATCGTCGCCACGAATCCCGGCTCGAACGTGCTCTCGGTGCTGCTGAATCAGGGTGATGGAACGTTCGGCGCCCGTCAGACGAGGGCCACCGGCGCGAACCCGCAGTCGCTGGTGCTCGCCGACATCACCGGCAACGGGCACCTGGACGCGATCCTGCTGTCGTTCGCGGACCTGCAGATCGTGATCCATCAGGGCGTCGGCAACGGGTCGTTCGAGGACGCCGTGACGGTCGAGTCGCCGTCGAACCCGCGAGCGGTGCGTGTCGCCGATTTCACCGGGGACGGCCTGCTCGACCTTCTGGTCGCGAGCGGGGACGAGTCGGTCGGGCGCCTCACGCTCTACCCCGGCCTGGGCGGAGGCACGTTCGGCACGAGCGTGGAGACACAACTCACGGTGCCGCCGCTGAACAACGGGCTGGCGATCGGCGATCTGAACCTGGACGGCCGCCCGGACGCGGTGCCGAACAACTCGGGCGGCGGTGCGGGCGAGGCGCGCCTCTTCGGCGTCGGCGGCGTGTTCGAGACGCCGGTTCCGTTCGAATCGGCGGGGTTCTCGAACACGGGCGTCGCCCTGGCGGACATCGACGGCGACGGCGACCTCGACCTCGTCACGTCGCAGGGACTGGACGGCACGGTCACGGTGTTCAAGCTGCGCCGCGCGCCCACCATCGGCTCGCTCGTCTCGACGGGCGCGGTGCTCCCCGGCGGGGCGAGTTTCACGCTGACGGCCAACAACGTGACCGACCCGGACGGCAGCGTCGTTCACGTCCGGTTCTACATCGACCTCAATGGGAACGGCACGGGCGACGCGGGCGAGTTGCTCTTCGTCGATTCCAACGGGGCGAACGGGTGGAGTTTCTCCGGCACCGTGACGGCCGACTACCCGCTCGGTCCGGTCTCGTTCCTCGCGATCGCCGAGGACAACGACGGAGCCTTCAGCGAGCCGGTCGCGCTGCCGGTCACGATCGTCTATTCAACGCTCGCGGGCGACAACGCCCGCATCACGGGCACATCCGCGCCCGGGAACCTGCACGCCGTTGCAGGGCTGAACTTCACCGGGCTGCCCATCGTTTTCGAGCAGATCACGGACACGGGCTGGTCGGTGCGAGACCTTGTCGCGGCGACCGGCTCGCCGATCCCGAACGGGGATCCCGTCGCGTGGACCGACCCGACCGACGGTCGGCTGTTCGTCTTTGCGCCGTCCGCCGCCGGGCTGATCGCGTACTGGCGTCGCAACGACGGCACGTGGGCGTTCCAGAACTTGACCGAATCCGTACAGGGCGGTCGCGGCATCGCGTCGGCCGTCACGGTCTTCGCGGACGTTTCGGGGCGTCTCCATGTCGCGGGCCTCGATGCGGACGGCGACCTCGTGCTGTACGTGCGGACCGGCACGGCCGAGGACGGCTCGGCGACCTGGTCCTTCGAGAACATCTCCGAGACGCACCTGCGCGCCCGCGGACAGGACACGCCGGCCTGGGTCGGGCCGATCATCAGTTACGTCACGCGGTGGGACGGGCTGAACATCGCGGCGCTCGACGGTGCGGGCCGCATCCAGGTCGTGTGGACCTCGCCCGAACTTGGGCACTGGCGCGTGGACGACCTGAGCGCGATCACTGGCGCGCCCGCGCTCAGCGGCGGGCTGACGGCGTACCTCACGACTTGGGACGGCATCAACCTCGCCGGACTCGACGCCTCGGGCAAGGTCTCCGTGACCTGGTGGGTGCCCGCCTTCGGCGGCGACTGGGAGACCAGCAACCTGACCGACCTCTTTGACGGCCCGACGCTCCAAGGCACGGGACTGACGAGTTACGTGACGCCGTGGGGCGGCCTGAACGTCGCCGGCCTCAACCCGGGCGGCGACCTCATCATCTACTGGTGGGTGCCGGAGTTCGCCAGCGACCCGGAGACCGACGTCTGGGTCATCAGCAACCTCAGCGAGGGCTTCGAGGAGGGCACGCCCAACCCCGCCGGCCAGATCACCAGCCACGCGTCCGCAGCCGGCACGCTCAACCTGTTCGGGGCGGCGGCAGGCGGCGAAATCCTGCGGTTCTTCTGGAATCCGGGCGACGGCGGCACGTGGTCGGCGCAGGATCTCTCGACGACGGCCGGTCGCCTTTGA
- a CDS encoding ribose-phosphate pyrophosphokinase gives MAQPGFNGNDGLKIFAGRHSRTLTERVCEHIGIPIGEARTLEFPDGELLVRLEEDVRGRDCYVVISTCNPVNENLVELLIFIDCLKRASARRVTIVTPYFGYARQDRKDKGRVPITAKLVANLITAARADRVLAIDLHAAQIQGFFDLPVDHLSATPVFHRYFTSIRDELGDLCLVSPDVGNVKVAEGFANMLGGDLAIINKRRISGTAVVTEHIIGTVKGKTVLMFDDMISTAGTVTEAARLVMDHGAKDVIAAATHPVLCGSAMERLAASPISRLVVTNTIPLGERAAPIRDRLVELCVGGLLGEAIHRIHNNQSVSALFGPAAGVKR, from the coding sequence ATGGCGCAGCCGGGCTTCAACGGGAACGACGGGTTGAAGATCTTCGCGGGTCGCCACAGCCGGACGCTCACCGAGCGCGTGTGCGAGCACATCGGCATCCCGATCGGGGAGGCGCGCACGCTCGAGTTCCCGGACGGAGAACTGCTGGTTCGGCTCGAGGAGGACGTGCGCGGGCGCGATTGCTACGTCGTGATCTCGACGTGCAACCCCGTGAACGAGAACCTGGTCGAACTGCTGATCTTCATCGACTGCCTGAAGCGGGCGAGCGCGCGGCGGGTGACGATCGTCACGCCGTACTTCGGCTACGCCCGCCAGGACCGCAAGGACAAGGGCCGGGTGCCCATCACGGCGAAACTGGTGGCGAACCTCATCACCGCGGCCCGGGCGGACCGCGTGCTGGCGATCGACCTGCACGCGGCCCAGATTCAGGGGTTCTTCGACCTGCCGGTGGATCACCTCTCGGCGACGCCGGTGTTCCATCGCTACTTCACGTCGATCCGCGACGAACTGGGCGACCTGTGCCTCGTCAGCCCGGACGTGGGGAACGTGAAAGTGGCGGAGGGCTTCGCCAACATGCTCGGTGGCGACCTGGCGATCATCAACAAGCGTCGCATCAGCGGCACGGCAGTGGTGACGGAGCACATCATCGGCACCGTGAAGGGCAAGACGGTGCTGATGTTCGACGACATGATCTCGACCGCGGGCACGGTTACGGAGGCCGCACGCCTCGTGATGGACCACGGCGCGAAGGACGTGATCGCGGCGGCGACGCACCCTGTGCTCTGCGGCAGCGCGATGGAGCGGCTCGCCGCGTCGCCGATCTCGCGCCTCGTCGTGACGAACACCATTCCCCTCGGCGAGCGGGCCGCGCCGATCCGCGACCGGCTCGTCGAGTTGTGCGTGGGCGGCCTGCTGGGCGAGGCCATCCACCGCATCCACAACAACCAATCGGTGTCGGCCCTGTTCGGGCCGGCGGCGGGCGTCAAGCGATGA
- a CDS encoding ComF family protein, with product MSAGAPPGRGAFAWPPGGGGERTQADEAGVVAARGVRSAWGWIERDWLGVRAVSLRERATDAGWTPDPPGAYCPRCATSVGAFEADADGCSACREKRLAWNGAFRVGSYEGVLRDAVMELKFTAWRRVGREMGSMLGAAVAEGLRARGIDPRLVVVVPVPTTFRRRMSRGVHHTLVLAWEVAGACGGRMVRGLSRKHRPTQTSLPRSERARNMVGVFRPRDPERLAELAASGRVFVVVDDVRTTGATMTAACRALRAGLPRGAEIYAGVVAVTPFDGR from the coding sequence ATGAGCGCCGGTGCGCCCCCCGGCCGCGGGGCGTTCGCCTGGCCGCCGGGCGGCGGCGGTGAGCGCACGCAAGCGGATGAAGCGGGCGTTGTTGCCGCTCGTGGCGTGCGATCGGCGTGGGGATGGATCGAGCGAGACTGGCTCGGGGTCCGGGCGGTGAGCCTGCGCGAGCGAGCGACGGACGCCGGCTGGACGCCCGACCCTCCCGGAGCGTACTGCCCTCGGTGTGCGACAAGCGTCGGTGCGTTCGAGGCCGACGCGGACGGTTGCTCGGCCTGCCGAGAGAAGCGGCTGGCGTGGAACGGGGCGTTCAGGGTCGGGTCGTACGAGGGTGTGCTGCGCGACGCGGTGATGGAACTGAAGTTCACGGCATGGCGACGCGTGGGGCGCGAGATGGGGTCGATGTTGGGAGCGGCCGTTGCGGAGGGGCTGCGTGCGCGCGGGATCGACCCGCGCCTGGTGGTTGTGGTGCCGGTACCGACGACGTTTCGGAGACGCATGTCGCGCGGGGTGCATCACACGCTGGTGCTGGCGTGGGAGGTCGCCGGGGCGTGTGGTGGCCGGATGGTTCGCGGTTTGAGTCGGAAGCACCGCCCGACCCAGACGAGCCTGCCCCGAAGCGAGCGGGCGAGGAACATGGTGGGCGTGTTCAGGCCGCGCGATCCGGAACGGCTGGCGGAACTTGCGGCGTCGGGGCGTGTATTCGTGGTGGTGGACGACGTTCGGACGACTGGGGCGACGATGACGGCAGCCTGCCGGGCGTTGCGGGCCGGGCTGCCGAGAGGGGCGGAGATCTACGCTGGGGTGGTGGCGGTGACGCCGTTCGACGGGCGGTAG